Proteins encoded within one genomic window of Acidithiobacillus sp. AMEEHan:
- a CDS encoding efflux RND transporter periplasmic adaptor subunit, which yields MASKKKRIFLVLFALLVIGGVLFWVLHRPKAATNVVTIYGNIDIRQVQAAFHDDGRVQALLVQEGDRVHKGQLLAELDPVRFQDAVARDKALVAAQEQILARLLAGSRPEEIAEARAQVAAAQASLANAEITYKRQESLAAEQYVPKQNVDNAAASLKTARANLEHSQQALTLAIKGPRKEDIAAARAQLAADRAALALAERQLQDTKLYAPENGVVQDRIVEPGDMVSPSTPIFTLALDNPVWARAYLPEKALGKVRPGMRAEISSDSFPGKRFKGWIGFISPTAEFTPKSVETTELRTELMYRVRVYACNPQHELRLGMPVTVRIDLQHNTPQNLPQHPCAASDGEQ from the coding sequence ATGGCCAGTAAAAAGAAACGGATCTTCCTAGTCCTCTTCGCCCTGCTCGTGATTGGCGGCGTGCTGTTCTGGGTGCTGCACCGGCCCAAAGCAGCCACGAATGTCGTCACCATCTATGGCAACATCGACATCCGCCAGGTACAAGCCGCCTTCCATGACGACGGGCGGGTGCAGGCGCTTCTGGTGCAGGAAGGCGATCGGGTCCATAAGGGCCAGCTCTTGGCAGAACTCGACCCGGTCCGCTTCCAGGATGCTGTCGCTCGCGACAAAGCCCTGGTGGCCGCGCAGGAACAGATCTTGGCCCGGCTCCTGGCGGGTTCCCGCCCTGAGGAGATTGCCGAAGCGCGGGCGCAAGTCGCTGCCGCCCAGGCCAGCCTCGCCAATGCCGAGATCACTTACAAACGGCAGGAATCCCTGGCGGCGGAGCAGTATGTGCCCAAGCAGAACGTCGACAATGCCGCCGCCTCCCTCAAAACTGCACGTGCCAATCTGGAGCACAGCCAACAGGCTCTGACTCTGGCCATCAAGGGACCGCGCAAAGAAGATATTGCGGCGGCACGGGCGCAACTCGCCGCCGATCGCGCCGCTCTGGCCCTCGCCGAGCGGCAGCTCCAAGACACCAAGCTCTACGCCCCGGAAAATGGTGTCGTGCAGGATCGCATCGTCGAGCCTGGCGACATGGTCTCCCCGAGCACGCCGATCTTCACCTTAGCCCTCGACAATCCCGTCTGGGCCCGGGCCTATCTGCCGGAGAAAGCGCTGGGCAAAGTGCGTCCGGGGATGCGCGCCGAGATCAGCAGCGACTCTTTTCCAGGCAAGCGTTTCAAGGGCTGGATCGGCTTCATTTCTCCCACTGCGGAGTTCACGCCAAAGAGCGTCGAGACCACGGAGTTACGCACCGAACTGATGTACCGGGTACGCGTCTATGCCTGTAATCCGCAGCACGAACTGCGCCTCGGGATGCCGGTAACAGTACGCATCGACCTGCAGCACAACACCCCGCAAAATCTGCCGCAACACCCCTGTGCCGCGTCCGATGGTGAGCAGTAG
- a CDS encoding 2OG-Fe(II) oxygenase, protein MNVINVATMHDLVRQATEFQERRPYPWLPIQGFLYQDAFDRLCGELPDPALFDSQIGYKRAHGQRSHDRLALQYRPALGPQLSEAWRRFIQELHSEDYLSFWRQMLGLSTKTRIVLTMHWHYAPSGGSVSPHTDARRKIGSHIFYFNTPEDWDEAWGGQTLVLDDDGKWPRHSAPDFSALREVAASQVLGNRSFLFAQTDHSWHAVKAVTCPPGRFRKVFIVVGNRLTPQVVWRRIRGKDADGYRLAG, encoded by the coding sequence GTGAACGTTATAAACGTTGCAACAATGCATGATCTAGTCAGGCAAGCTACGGAATTCCAAGAGAGACGCCCCTATCCTTGGTTACCTATACAAGGTTTTCTGTATCAAGATGCATTTGATCGCCTATGTGGAGAGCTTCCTGATCCGGCTCTATTCGACTCACAAATCGGCTACAAGCGAGCACACGGCCAGCGCAGCCACGACCGTCTCGCTCTTCAATACCGTCCCGCCTTAGGGCCGCAGCTCTCTGAAGCCTGGCGGCGTTTCATCCAAGAACTACACAGCGAGGATTACCTGTCCTTTTGGCGGCAAATGTTGGGACTTAGTACAAAAACCCGCATCGTCCTGACCATGCATTGGCACTATGCTCCCTCGGGAGGCTCGGTTTCACCTCATACCGACGCCCGACGCAAGATCGGCTCCCATATTTTTTACTTCAATACACCCGAGGATTGGGACGAAGCATGGGGCGGACAGACATTGGTTCTGGATGATGATGGAAAGTGGCCACGGCATTCTGCCCCAGATTTTTCGGCGCTTCGAGAGGTTGCAGCTTCCCAAGTGCTCGGAAATCGAAGTTTCCTTTTTGCCCAAACTGATCACTCTTGGCATGCCGTCAAAGCGGTGACCTGTCCACCCGGACGGTTCCGAAAGGTATTTATCGTCGTTGGCAACCGCCTCACGCCCCAAGTTGTCTGGCGGCGAATTCGCGGAAAGGATGCCGACGGCTATCGCCTAGCTGGATAG
- a CDS encoding carboxymuconolactone decarboxylase: protein MSEQQRPSPEQIMAGMRQAMGRVPSAIEKSVGADSELIHEHMRSRAFAMPANGALDDETRTLLYLAAALASSSHACVQAMADKIAQQKIPTDKVIETVRIARYAMATRVIGDAEPVFAMLGERATD, encoded by the coding sequence ATGTCGGAACAACAACGTCCCAGTCCAGAACAGATCATGGCCGGTATGCGTCAGGCCATGGGCCGAGTGCCGAGCGCCATCGAGAAGTCTGTAGGAGCCGATTCTGAGCTCATCCACGAGCATATGCGTTCGCGGGCCTTCGCCATGCCGGCGAACGGGGCTTTGGATGACGAAACGCGCACGCTGCTATATTTGGCTGCAGCCCTGGCCAGTTCCAGTCATGCCTGTGTACAGGCGATGGCGGATAAGATTGCCCAGCAGAAGATCCCTACCGATAAAGTCATTGAGACGGTGCGGATTGCCCGCTATGCGATGGCAACGCGGGTGATCGGCGATGCCGAGCCGGTATTTGCGATGCTGGGAGAGCGGGCTACGGACTAG
- a CDS encoding TolC family outer membrane protein, with protein MKRLAIACCTIWVTVGASAPGFGEDLLSAYQQAWRTDPALAQARAQWQAALQDRPLARSALLPHLGASASVGYNTGSFAGFAGLDINKGYYSDSYSVTLTQSVFDGQSLVALRQASSQIQAQAAALLYAEQDLALRVAKAYFAVLEAQAQERIAQRQQDLLQSIYRQTEAALRIGTGDIIAVREAKARLDAAQSDLIQTQNALLVAQKGLERLTHAPVGSLRELGEVTPRGPQPDDMDAWVQVALRSQPLVQEAEAQLRVAQEQVLYAQRARWPKLDLQGIAQHVHGSPFPGFNENQAGVSLNLRMPIYQGGSISSGVQKAQAQGMAQAEHLGSVRDQVRLDTQTAFLNLRDSVAQLTAAKEAKRSAKISLEGTRKGYEVGTRSIIDLLQTATDYIRAEQDYQLALYRQVLARVQLKFAAGELDASDLQALNGLLQPSSTKAQS; from the coding sequence ATGAAGAGACTTGCTATTGCCTGCTGCACCATCTGGGTTACCGTGGGTGCTTCCGCCCCGGGATTTGGCGAGGACTTGCTCTCCGCCTACCAGCAAGCATGGCGAACTGATCCGGCGTTGGCGCAGGCGCGGGCGCAATGGCAAGCGGCCTTGCAGGATCGACCGCTGGCGCGCTCCGCTCTCTTGCCACACTTGGGCGCCAGCGCCAGTGTGGGATACAACACCGGAAGTTTCGCTGGCTTTGCCGGGCTGGATATCAACAAGGGGTACTACTCCGATAGTTACAGTGTCACTTTGACGCAGTCGGTATTCGATGGACAAAGTCTGGTTGCTCTGCGCCAAGCGAGTAGCCAGATTCAGGCGCAGGCGGCTGCCTTGCTCTACGCCGAGCAGGACTTGGCGCTACGGGTAGCCAAGGCCTATTTTGCGGTGCTAGAGGCACAAGCGCAGGAGCGCATCGCCCAGCGGCAGCAGGACTTGTTGCAAAGTATCTATCGGCAAACCGAGGCGGCTCTGCGGATTGGCACGGGTGACATCATTGCCGTGCGGGAGGCGAAGGCGCGGTTGGATGCGGCGCAGTCAGATCTGATCCAGACACAAAATGCCCTGTTAGTGGCCCAAAAAGGATTGGAGCGGCTTACCCATGCTCCGGTTGGATCGTTGCGCGAGCTGGGCGAGGTGACGCCGCGCGGGCCACAGCCAGACGATATGGATGCGTGGGTGCAAGTGGCACTGCGCTCTCAACCCTTGGTTCAGGAAGCAGAGGCGCAACTGCGCGTGGCCCAGGAACAAGTGCTATATGCGCAGCGGGCGCGCTGGCCCAAGCTGGATCTGCAGGGTATTGCGCAGCACGTGCACGGCAGCCCTTTTCCCGGCTTCAACGAGAATCAGGCAGGGGTGAGCCTCAACTTGCGCATGCCCATTTATCAGGGGGGATCGATTTCCAGCGGGGTGCAAAAGGCACAGGCCCAGGGGATGGCACAAGCAGAACACCTTGGCAGTGTCCGCGATCAGGTGCGTCTGGATACCCAAACGGCCTTTTTGAATCTTCGCGACAGTGTTGCCCAATTGACTGCGGCGAAAGAAGCCAAACGATCGGCCAAGATCTCCTTGGAAGGGACACGCAAGGGCTACGAAGTCGGTACCCGTTCCATCATCGACCTCTTGCAGACCGCCACGGACTATATCCGTGCCGAACAGGATTATCAGCTCGCCCTGTATCGCCAAGTGCTTGCGCGCGTGCAGCTCAAATTTGCCGCGGGCGAACTCGATGCATCTGACCTACAGGCGCTGAATGGTCTCTTGCAACCGTCCAGTACCAAGGCGCAGTCATGA
- a CDS encoding ABC transporter permease, with protein sequence MLARIWALMIKEFLAILRDKKSRFVLIGPPLIQLLVFGYAATFDLSHIPYAVYNEDSGFAARELLGEFQGSRAFQQVATVTRQGQIAPLINTGKALLVVHIGPHFTEDLLRHQPAPVQVIIDGRNSNTATLAMNYANSILLRFDQRWAAQHHWGRPPAELQVRSWFNPNLLSRWFIVPGIVALLMLVVTLLVTGLSVAREREQGTFDQLLVTPLTPGEILAGKALPGILIGGLEGAFIVLVAVFWFQVPFLGSILALGLGMLLFLLAAVGIGLMISSLAVTQQQGLLGAFLFLVPAIILSGFATPIANMPELVQDLTYANPMRYFLVIVRGVFLQGDGVSNLWNQYWPLAIIALFSMAAASWLFRHRI encoded by the coding sequence ATGTTGGCACGGATCTGGGCATTGATGATCAAGGAGTTCTTGGCGATCCTGCGTGACAAGAAGAGCCGTTTCGTGCTCATCGGACCGCCCTTGATCCAGTTGCTGGTCTTTGGTTACGCCGCTACCTTCGACCTGAGTCACATTCCCTACGCGGTGTACAATGAGGACTCCGGTTTTGCGGCGCGGGAATTGCTCGGGGAGTTCCAGGGTTCGCGAGCGTTTCAGCAGGTGGCCACCGTCACACGACAAGGGCAGATCGCGCCGCTCATCAACACCGGAAAGGCGCTCCTGGTTGTCCACATTGGGCCGCACTTTACCGAAGACCTCTTGCGTCACCAGCCGGCACCCGTGCAGGTGATCATCGACGGTCGCAACTCCAATACCGCCACCCTGGCGATGAATTATGCCAACAGCATTTTGCTGCGCTTCGACCAGCGCTGGGCGGCGCAGCATCACTGGGGGCGCCCGCCGGCAGAACTGCAGGTACGCTCCTGGTTCAATCCCAATCTGCTCTCGCGCTGGTTCATCGTGCCTGGCATCGTCGCCCTGCTCATGCTCGTGGTCACGCTGCTGGTCACTGGCCTTTCCGTAGCCCGGGAACGGGAGCAGGGAACCTTCGACCAGCTTCTCGTCACGCCCCTGACACCAGGAGAGATCCTGGCGGGTAAGGCCTTGCCGGGCATCCTCATCGGTGGCCTCGAAGGCGCCTTCATCGTGCTGGTGGCGGTGTTCTGGTTTCAGGTGCCGTTTCTGGGCAGTATCCTTGCCCTGGGGTTGGGGATGTTGCTCTTTCTCCTGGCTGCCGTGGGCATCGGCCTGATGATTTCCTCCCTTGCCGTTACCCAACAGCAGGGCCTCCTGGGCGCCTTTCTCTTTCTGGTGCCGGCCATCATCCTCTCGGGTTTTGCCACCCCCATTGCCAACATGCCCGAGCTGGTGCAAGACCTCACCTATGCCAACCCCATGCGCTATTTCCTGGTGATCGTGCGCGGGGTATTCCTGCAAGGAGATGGAGTGAGCAACCTATGGAACCAGTATTGGCCCCTGGCGATCATCGCGCTTTTCTCCATGGCGGCGGCTAGCTGGTTGTTCCGGCATCGAATTTGA
- a CDS encoding ABC transporter substrate-binding protein, producing MNRLCLPYLCRAKRISATVGAIFLLVFAAISYADELQSPTAIIRDITERVVHILQAHEGQPSTLAEQEEIKKIVLPYVDFEVMSKLVMAQYWNQMSPAQQNEFIGLYRAQLIQVYLTAFSRYSGQTVRILASTQISTNPPITQVDTEIIQTDGRQNIPVTYGFVKETGGWKIYDVFIDGVCMNLTYRDTYGRMIAQDGIPKFLDSLKKKEESWHSS from the coding sequence ATGAATCGATTGTGTCTTCCCTATTTGTGTAGGGCAAAAAGAATTTCAGCTACCGTAGGTGCCATATTTCTGCTTGTTTTTGCGGCGATTTCTTACGCTGATGAGCTGCAATCCCCCACAGCGATCATTCGTGATATCACGGAACGGGTAGTCCATATCCTGCAGGCGCACGAGGGACAACCTTCAACCTTGGCAGAGCAGGAAGAAATCAAAAAAATCGTACTGCCCTATGTGGACTTTGAAGTTATGTCAAAGCTGGTCATGGCGCAATACTGGAACCAAATGAGCCCAGCACAACAGAATGAATTCATAGGGCTCTATCGTGCCCAGTTAATTCAGGTGTATTTGACCGCTTTCAGTAGGTATTCTGGTCAAACTGTGCGTATATTGGCAAGTACGCAAATTTCTACAAACCCTCCGATCACGCAAGTTGATACCGAGATCATACAAACAGACGGACGCCAAAATATCCCGGTAACGTATGGATTTGTAAAAGAAACCGGCGGCTGGAAGATTTACGATGTATTCATCGATGGCGTCTGTATGAATTTGACATACCGTGATACCTATGGGCGAATGATAGCACAAGATGGTATTCCTAAATTCCTTGATTCTCTTAAGAAAAAGGAAGAATCCTGGCATTCTTCATGA
- a CDS encoding acyloxyacyl hydrolase, which produces MSTGVGIFNMVGAVNDDGYNHTPAELNLEYQSGTRFYGIGYMLGLLANTDGGVDGYGGLYANIALSPHWILTPEAGIGGYRQGQSKNMGSTFLFRLELGLAYQLPGKQRIGIKIAHLSNADLYRRNPGENELLITYSLPLN; this is translated from the coding sequence TTGAGCACGGGTGTAGGCATTTTCAATATGGTCGGTGCAGTCAATGACGATGGATACAATCATACGCCGGCGGAGCTTAATCTTGAGTATCAGTCAGGAACCCGTTTTTATGGGATTGGCTATATGCTGGGGCTTTTGGCCAACACCGATGGCGGCGTCGACGGCTATGGTGGACTCTACGCCAATATTGCACTTTCTCCCCATTGGATACTCACGCCAGAGGCAGGCATCGGCGGGTACCGCCAGGGCCAAAGCAAGAACATGGGAAGTACCTTCCTGTTTCGATTGGAGTTGGGTTTGGCCTATCAACTACCAGGAAAACAAAGGATTGGCATCAAAATAGCCCATCTCTCCAATGCTGATCTCTATCGCCGAAACCCTGGCGAGAATGAGCTTCTAATTACCTATTCATTACCACTCAACTAG
- a CDS encoding antibiotic biosynthesis monooxygenase — translation MDRRRFLLTGAVAGSGVLLSPLGIAGMGQGAQVREYAAFPQSYVVEFRVPPPQQEATVAAVANLVQELSAQKGFLGATLKQMQGESTMVKNYPPVLKGMLAQADVDASKAGRLPYFNVLLLRFAQQELLPRAQLDGWVQNRLTPLLRFTPPGATESAEFLPLTGIYASLIAGDREAIYSTTDAIAGFLARQEDQPSKSWVTVINHVAVPDSVREELEAKVAPLLQVAQNTYEPKDDPNGLGRPGSRDNSDYRKAVSTEILVNTEPNGALRSYLMHGVWESVWDHENSHLDPRFQQSFMAVAPYVVSGPVEPFYHTLYLQNRV, via the coding sequence ATGGATCGGAGAAGATTTTTGTTGACCGGCGCCGTTGCGGGCTCGGGGGTGCTCTTATCGCCCCTTGGCATTGCCGGGATGGGACAAGGAGCGCAGGTACGGGAGTACGCGGCTTTTCCGCAGAGTTATGTGGTCGAGTTTCGGGTGCCACCGCCGCAACAGGAAGCTACGGTGGCAGCCGTCGCCAATCTCGTGCAAGAGCTCTCCGCGCAGAAAGGCTTTTTAGGCGCGACCCTCAAGCAGATGCAGGGGGAGTCCACCATGGTCAAGAATTATCCACCAGTACTCAAGGGGATGCTGGCGCAGGCTGACGTTGATGCGAGCAAAGCAGGTCGCTTGCCCTATTTCAACGTGCTGCTGCTGCGCTTTGCGCAGCAAGAACTGTTGCCGCGGGCGCAACTGGATGGCTGGGTGCAGAATCGGCTTACTCCGTTGCTACGATTCACTCCTCCGGGCGCAACCGAATCTGCAGAGTTTCTGCCCTTGACCGGGATTTACGCGTCGCTGATTGCTGGTGATCGCGAGGCCATCTACTCCACGACCGATGCCATCGCCGGATTCCTCGCGCGGCAGGAAGACCAACCCAGCAAGAGTTGGGTGACCGTCATCAATCATGTCGCCGTACCCGACAGCGTGCGGGAGGAGCTGGAAGCCAAGGTGGCGCCCTTGCTGCAGGTGGCGCAAAACACCTACGAGCCCAAGGATGATCCCAATGGTCTGGGGCGTCCCGGCAGTCGGGACAACAGTGACTATCGCAAGGCGGTGAGCACCGAGATTCTGGTCAATACCGAGCCCAACGGTGCGTTGCGCAGTTATCTGATGCACGGCGTCTGGGAATCGGTCTGGGATCACGAAAACTCCCACCTGGATCCTCGTTTCCAACAGTCCTTTATGGCAGTGGCGCCGTATGTGGTCTCCGGCCCGGTGGAGCCTTTCTACCACACCTTGTACTTGCAGAATCGCGTCTAA
- a CDS encoding ATP-binding cassette domain-containing protein — MVSSSPLQFHNVSKVFPRGKGTVRALAGLELELAAGKVTGLLGPDGAGKTTLIRLATGLLQPSEGKILRFGEELGGQTGAQQQRIGYMPQRFGLYEDLTVQENLDLYSDLQGIDTATARQRQAELLQLTALGPFGKRRAGALSGGMKQKLGLACALLRAPDLLLLDEPTVGVDPIARRELWSIIQGLRGQGTTVLLSTAYFDEAERCDEILLLHEGQLLREGTPQDFLAPFDGHCFLVTAAGLRRRALRQALQARAGIVDARVVAGGVRVLCSEPSPLPMAGEEWKAIPPSFEDAFVSLLGSATTPAVAAQGAETVSQPSGAGAEEIVIRVEGLRKVFGSFEAVKSSSFQVRNGEIFGLLGANGAGKTTTFRMLCGLLAPSGGTLEVAGVDMRRASSQARARIGYVAQKFALYGNLSVDQNLQFFASAYGLRAKTRSDGIARARRDFQLDDYRDINVDDLPLGIKQRLALACALLHQPPILFLDEPTSGVDPLTRREFWQRINALAASGVTVLITTHFMDEAEYCDRLILQSLGEILAQGSPEEIRRQAQSPEQPNPSMEDAFIHLIESHEQSIRRAS; from the coding sequence ATGGTGAGCAGTAGTCCGCTGCAGTTCCACAACGTATCCAAGGTCTTCCCACGCGGGAAGGGCACGGTGCGCGCCCTGGCTGGGCTCGAGCTCGAACTGGCTGCCGGCAAGGTGACGGGTCTGCTGGGCCCTGACGGGGCCGGCAAGACTACCCTCATCCGGCTGGCGACGGGATTGCTGCAGCCGAGTGAGGGTAAAATCCTGCGCTTTGGCGAAGAGCTGGGCGGGCAGACGGGCGCGCAGCAGCAACGCATCGGCTACATGCCACAGCGCTTCGGGCTCTACGAAGACCTCACGGTGCAAGAAAACCTGGATCTGTACAGCGACCTGCAGGGCATCGATACGGCAACGGCGCGGCAGCGGCAAGCAGAACTGCTCCAGCTCACCGCTCTGGGGCCCTTTGGCAAGCGCCGCGCCGGGGCATTGTCCGGTGGCATGAAGCAGAAGCTGGGTCTCGCCTGTGCCCTGCTCCGGGCGCCGGATCTGCTGCTGCTGGATGAGCCAACGGTGGGGGTGGACCCCATCGCTCGGCGCGAGCTCTGGAGCATCATCCAGGGGCTGCGCGGACAGGGCACGACGGTGTTACTGAGCACTGCCTACTTCGATGAGGCAGAACGCTGCGACGAGATCCTCTTGCTGCACGAAGGGCAGCTCCTGCGTGAGGGTACCCCCCAGGACTTTCTCGCACCCTTCGACGGGCACTGTTTTCTGGTAACGGCAGCGGGGCTGCGCCGTCGGGCCTTGCGGCAGGCGCTGCAAGCCCGCGCCGGTATCGTGGATGCGCGGGTGGTCGCCGGCGGGGTACGGGTGCTCTGCAGCGAGCCCTCCCCGCTTCCCATGGCGGGCGAAGAGTGGAAGGCGATCCCGCCTTCCTTCGAAGATGCCTTTGTTTCCCTCTTGGGCAGCGCCACGACACCTGCCGTAGCCGCCCAGGGTGCCGAGACGGTTTCCCAGCCCTCCGGCGCGGGAGCAGAAGAGATTGTGATTCGCGTGGAAGGACTGCGCAAGGTCTTCGGCAGCTTCGAGGCGGTGAAAAGCAGCAGCTTTCAGGTTCGCAACGGCGAGATTTTTGGGCTCCTGGGAGCCAATGGGGCGGGCAAGACCACGACTTTCCGCATGCTCTGTGGCCTGTTGGCGCCTTCGGGCGGTACCCTGGAAGTGGCAGGAGTCGACATGCGCCGCGCTTCCAGCCAGGCACGGGCGCGCATTGGCTATGTCGCGCAGAAATTTGCCCTCTACGGCAACCTCAGCGTCGATCAGAACCTGCAATTTTTTGCCAGCGCCTATGGTCTGCGCGCGAAGACGCGCAGCGATGGCATCGCCCGGGCGCGGCGGGACTTTCAGCTCGACGACTATCGCGACATCAATGTCGACGACCTGCCCCTCGGCATCAAACAGCGCCTTGCCCTAGCCTGCGCCCTCCTGCACCAGCCGCCGATCCTTTTCCTAGATGAGCCGACTTCGGGGGTGGATCCCCTCACCCGCCGGGAATTCTGGCAGCGAATCAACGCCCTCGCGGCATCGGGGGTGACGGTGCTCATCACCACCCATTTCATGGATGAGGCGGAATATTGTGACCGCCTGATCCTGCAGTCCCTGGGAGAAATCCTCGCCCAGGGGAGTCCCGAAGAGATCCGTCGCCAGGCACAGAGCCCTGAGCAGCCCAACCCGAGCATGGAAGATGCCTTCATCCACTTGATCGAAAGTCACGAGCAGAGCATCCGGAGGGCATCGTGA
- a CDS encoding ABC transporter permease, producing MNGRRLRGLIRKEFLQILRDPSAIAIAFFLPVFLLFLFGYGVSLDAKRIPLAVVVNQATAETSAFVGGLEQSPYFRPEIFPSVQEARGALLQRQVNGIVWLRSDFSRQVLRGDTASIGVVVNGVDANDARIIEGYLQGVWQNWLQQRALAAGRPLVIPVRAEDRIWFNPALRSRNYLVPGLIAVIMTLIGALLTAMVVAREWERGTMEALMATPVQMLEILLGKLIPYFLLGMGGMLLSVALAVWLFAVPLVGSFWLLLLASALFLLVALGMGLLISSVARNQFVAGQIAIIVTFLPAFILSGFIFDIQSMPAPIRVMTHVVAARYFVSILQTLFLAGDVWPILLWNDLALLLMALFFLGMTLRRSRKRLD from the coding sequence GTGAACGGTCGCCGCCTGCGCGGCTTGATCCGCAAGGAGTTCCTGCAGATCTTGCGCGATCCGTCGGCCATCGCCATTGCCTTTTTTCTGCCGGTCTTTCTGCTGTTTTTGTTTGGCTATGGGGTCTCCCTCGATGCCAAACGCATCCCTCTCGCGGTGGTGGTGAATCAAGCCACTGCCGAGACCAGCGCCTTCGTCGGTGGCCTAGAGCAGTCACCCTATTTCCGACCGGAGATCTTTCCGAGCGTCCAGGAGGCGCGCGGCGCCCTCTTGCAGCGGCAGGTGAACGGCATCGTCTGGCTGCGCTCGGACTTCAGCCGTCAGGTTCTGCGCGGCGATACGGCCAGCATTGGGGTCGTCGTCAATGGTGTGGACGCCAATGACGCCCGCATCATCGAGGGGTACCTGCAGGGCGTCTGGCAGAATTGGCTGCAACAGCGCGCTCTGGCTGCCGGTCGGCCTTTGGTGATTCCGGTACGGGCTGAAGACCGCATCTGGTTCAACCCCGCCCTGCGCAGTCGCAACTATCTGGTGCCGGGCCTCATTGCGGTGATCATGACCCTGATCGGCGCGCTGCTGACGGCCATGGTGGTGGCCCGGGAGTGGGAGCGGGGCACGATGGAAGCCCTCATGGCTACCCCGGTGCAAATGCTCGAGATTCTCCTCGGCAAGCTCATTCCCTATTTTCTCCTCGGTATGGGGGGCATGCTCCTCTCCGTGGCCCTGGCGGTGTGGCTCTTTGCCGTGCCTCTGGTGGGGAGTTTCTGGCTGCTGCTCCTCGCCTCGGCGCTGTTTCTCTTGGTGGCCCTGGGCATGGGCCTGCTGATTTCCAGCGTCGCCCGCAACCAGTTTGTTGCCGGGCAAATCGCCATCATCGTCACCTTTCTGCCCGCCTTCATCCTTTCCGGATTCATCTTCGATATCCAGTCCATGCCGGCTCCCATCCGCGTCATGACCCATGTCGTTGCGGCACGCTACTTCGTGAGTATCCTGCAGACCCTGTTTCTGGCTGGCGACGTCTGGCCCATCCTCCTCTGGAATGACTTGGCATTGCTGCTCATGGCCCTGTTCTTCTTGGGGATGACCCTGCGGCGCTCGCGCAAGAGGCTCGATTGA